Sequence from the Oncorhynchus kisutch isolate 150728-3 linkage group LG12, Okis_V2, whole genome shotgun sequence genome:
TACAAATTACGATGTGAACCATGACAGAATAATACCGGAACGATTCCAATGGACATTTTCTCTGAGGATCTATCCGAGGATTTTCAGGCTGATGGATTTCCTTCTAATAGGCTTGTACCTAAAGTGGCCCCTGAGGAAGCCCCCTGGGTTGATACTGTTGCTGTGGTGCTCGCTGGGCATCATGCTCAAAATGGTCCCATCGGTGGAGGGCGTCTGCCCCCGTCTATGCCGCTGCGACAGCAAGCTGCTCTACTGCGAGGGGCTCAATCTCACCGACGTTCCACGCAACCTGAGCAGCGCACTGGGCCTGTCCATGCGCGAGAACAACCTGACGGAGCTGCGCGAGGGCCACTTCGCTGGCCTGTCGCAGCTCACCTGGCTCTACTTGGATCATAACAACATCGACGTGGTGGAGGAGGGCACCTTCGACAGGCTGCGCCGGGTCAAGGAGCTCGACCTGAGCACCAACCATATCGAGAGCCTGCCCAATGGCACCTTCAGGCCCCTCCCCAACCTGCGCATCCTGGACCTATCGTACAACAGGCTGCAGGCGCTGGAGCCCGACCTGTTCCACGGCCTGAGAAAGCTAACCAATTTGCATTTGCGCTACAACGCCCTCAAGTTTGTCCCAGTGAGGATCTTCCAGGACTGCCGGAGCATGCAGTTCCTGGACCTGGGCTACAACCAGCTTCAGAGCCTGGCGCGGAACTCCTTCGCTGGGCTCTTCAAGCTCACCGAGCTGCACCTGGAGCACAACGAGCTGGTCAAAGTCAACCTGGCCCACTTCCCCCGCCTCATCTCGCTGCGCACGCTCTACATGCGCAACAACCGGGCTACCGTTGTGGTCAGCACCCTGGACTGGACCTGGCCCTTCCTGGAGAAGATTGACCTGTCGGCCAATGAGATCGCATACATCGAGCCACACGTCTTCGAGAGCGTGCCCAACCTCAAGGCCCTCATGCTGGACGCCAACCGGCTGACGGCCGTGGAGCAGCGCATCCTGGATTCATGGTCATCCCTGGGCAGCATCACTTTGGCAGGCAATGAGTGGGAATGCAGCCGCAACGTGTGCGCCCTGGCCCAGTGGCTGAGCGCCTTCCGGGGCCAGCGGGACAGCCAGCTACTGTGTTCCAGCCCGGACGTGGCACAGGGTGAGGATGTACTGGACGCCGTATACGCCTTCCAGCTGTGCGAGGACGGCATCGACCAGGCCACCACGACTATGGGATGGTACCCCGGCTATACCACCAAGGACCAGGCCCGGGGAGGCCCCACGGCCAACCCCTACGATCCCCCAGCCGCTGAGGGCGGCGCAGTGGTCACCAATTCCTTCACCGTGACCGTGGCTAACCTCGACGACATAGACAGCACCATGCAGATCCACAAGGTGGTGACGGGCACCATGGCGCTCATCTTCTCCTTCCTCATTGTGGTGCTGATGCTCTATGTGACCTGGAAGTGTTTCCCGGCGGGCGTGCGGCAGGTGCGCCAGTGTTTCAGCAGCCATCGGCGCAAGCAGAAGCAGAAGCAGAGCATGCAGCAGATGGCCACCATGTCCACGCCGGAGTACTACGTCGACTACAAGCCCAACCACATCGAGGGAGCCCTGGTCATCATCAACGAGTACGGCTCCTGCACCTGCCAGCAGCAGCCCTCCCGGGAGTGTGAGGTCTGATCcgaccctttgtgtgtgtgtgtgtgtggatatgtgtgtgtttacgtgtgtttgtgtggataATATGGACAACCACGGAGACCCTTTTTGGATATATGGGATATATTGGGTGGGTTGGGGTTGTATAAGTGAGGTTTGAACCAGGGAACCTGCTATGGACACTATTTACACTGTGTCACACTGTGCTGCTCGCCCCCCTActgtggaggagaaagggggaggactGACTGAGACCGTGGATTAATTGCTGTGGATCTGAAGGGCCTCTATGGACACTATGGAGACCAGACTCTATTGTGCCTGTTGACTTGACGCACAGAATCACCAGAGATGGAATATTATGTTGACTTTATACAGAAACTTCAGAGAGGATTACTATGTTTGTAGGCACCAATGGTTtcatcttcttcctcttcttcttcttcttcttcttcttctctacaCCAGGAGTGGATattatttcagctttaaatgAGTCTTTCTTACTTCAGGATATTCTGCTATTGTCTAAAGACCAACTGGGGACATACTGGCCAGCCATAAACACACCATTTTTATTGTggtaatacaacaacaacaaaaaaatacaacaatAATGCAAAGTTggattattaaaaaaaataataaagatGATCAATTCTGtgtaaaatatgttaaaaaagcAAGATTGGGAAAAAAAGATGCTAGATGCTATCCTATTTCTTTTgtaaactacaacaacaaaaataccatGTTTAAATAAATGAATTGCTATTCACAGTAAAGCCCTTGTGTTGTAAGGAACCGTTGGGGAGAGGGGTGGGTTATGAAAAGAGATGCAGTGCTCGCGCTGGcggtaggaagagagagagcatttgTCTGGCGTGCCTACTGCAGTATGTCTAGTTGGGCCAAAAGACAAAGGGCCAGAGGGGCAACCTACCCGCACTTCATCTCAAATGTTAAATCCTCTCCAATAGGAATATCAGATCTTTTCTTGATCCCTCATTCCCTATTTGTGAGTGAGGGTGGCATTCAATGTGCTGGCTCGCTATAGATGTTGTGGTTGCTTCCCACCGAATCCCCCCCGCCTTCccacttcccctccctctcctctatcctttcCAGATTAAAATTGATCTGACACTAATCAGGTGGCGTATTTTCACGTGATCAAATGTGTGTGTTGTCCAAAACATCCACACAGACGACACAGGCAGAAGCAGAGCGAGATCATCATCATGGTCTGAGAGGTCTTAAAAGCTCAGTTTTTCCTCCTTCACTGCTGCCTGGCTGTCATTGCTAGAGCGATGCCTTGCTTTCACCGCGTGGGACACATCAAAAGGAGGAAGAAAACGCCTAGCACCGACACTATTCAAATCAAAACTCATTctaaaatagagagagaaaaaaagttcAAAAATACAGAACAAATATTCTAAAAAATCTTTCTTAAAGAGACAGCAGTAACACACATGCCCGGGGGCCGATGGATTTCCTGACTATGTTCTGCGTGTAATGTTGAAACATTTGTTCTTTCAATACAAAGCTATTCTGGGGGTATTTTTCTCTCCGTTTGTTCCTCATTTGTGTGAGTGAGAGATGCGTCGACAGAGGGGTTTGGTGTCTTGCACCAGTCGACAATCGACATGTAGGTGCtgctataggggggggggggggggggggggagagagaagtgagTGATAGCTGAGGAAAGGAGTGATTGCGGAGGCGGCAGAAAGAAGGGGAAGGCTGCTCTCTAGTGTCCTAACATCAccaggaaaggaaggaaggagggagagagggaaggaaggaaagcgGGAGGGAGAAAATACACTAGACTCAGAGCTTCTGCACAGTGTCACATTATGATTGCATGCAtacgtgtggtgtgtgtatattcaagtgtgtgtgattgtatgagTTGGAATGTAAtaatgctgtgtgtgtgactgcaatCAGTAAATACTGCCtgcggtgtcagtgtgtgtttctaTATTGATATGATGGCACTGTGCACATTTGTTGTTGTAACTAAAGAGACAGAAAAAGCGAGAGTAGTGTCTGAGGtgtaagcctgtgtgtgtgtgtgtgtgtgtgtgtgtgtgcgtgtgtgtgtgtgtgtgtatgtgtgtgtgcgtgcgtgtgtgagtgcgtgtgtgagtgggtgggtgggggggttatTCTATcattgtggggacctaaaatccccAAAAGTCCCCACACGGACAGTAAAACAAAGACAATTATCTCTTAAAGTGAAAGGCGAGGCCAGGTTTAAGATTTACAattagggtgagggttagagtgtgtgtgtgtgtagaagtaGTACACTGTGTTCCTAGGCAGAATGCAGCTGCAGCAGCAACATCACGTCTCCATCATTCCACAATCGCAATCACTCAGCATCGGGACAAATAGGCTGTTATCATCATGGAGTTGTTcagccatagtgtgtgtgtgtgtgtgtgtgtgaacgtgaaGTTCCCACAAGAACAGTAAACTAACCATGCTATATCTAGGGGgtgtagggttaaggttagaattagggttaggatctagggttagggttaatgttagcttttaggattaaggttagggttagttttaggattAGAATTATGGTtatgagctagggttagggttatggttaatgTTAGcttttaggattaaggttagggttagttttaggattAGAATTAGGATTATGGTtatgagctagggttagggttatggttaatgTTGGCTTTTAGGATTAAGGTTCAGGTTAGTGTTAGGATTAGAATTAGGATTATGGTtatgagctagggttagggttatggttaatgTTGGCTTTTAGGATTAAGGTTCAGGTTAGTGTTAggattagaattagggttaggggctagtattagggttagtgttaggttttagggttaatgttaggttttggggttaaggttagggttagatttcgGGTTAGGCGAAAATGGaattttgaatgggactgtgtGTCCTGACTATGCAagactgagtgtgtgtatgtcctACTCCACATACATTTATACAGTGGCAAAAATAGGCAGATCTATAtatttgttagtgtgtgtgtgtgtgtgtgtgtctgtgtctgtgtctgtgtgtgtgtgtgtgtgtgtgtgtgtgtgtgtgtgtgtgtgtgtgtgtgtgtgtgtgtgtgtgtgtgtgtgtgtgtgtgtgtgtgtgtgtgtgtgtgtgtgtgcgtgtgtgcgtgtgtgtgttgttgaagtGATGTTGCAGAGTTGCAGAGTAGCGTGACACAAAAACCTAATAACATGCTGTATCTACCAGGAGGACAAATGATGATGTCTCTGACATGAAATCAAATAATCACTGCATCCCAACCACCTGCCTTGACGCAAACAGACAGATGCATTCAAACTAACCAACGAAATACAGTATATGTAACGCTGTCGATGTTCCTTATGCATATTGTGATACCTTCACTTCAATATAAATGTATAGTTGCTTGTGCCTTATGAGGGGTGCAGAGCTGGGATATTCTCAAACGCTAACTAGAAAGGTTCTCAGATTTTATTTTCACTCAGCCTTTTCTATAGGCTGTACAAGCCTCTACTATTGTACTAAAGCCTGAACTGTAGCCTGTCTACAGATGCAGTATCTTCATTTGAGCCACTTTGCTACAGCAAGAaaacaatcctgcagcaacaggaaatgtgaattattacatttaattacattttttttaaaacctCAAATCCACTACAGGTTTTGCATTTCCTGCAAGTTCTCCTGCAAcgaggtgatcaaattaagatactacatCTGTAGGCCCCATGGGTGAATGGTTGCCGTTAAACAATATCGTGTACACTAAACTCTTGTGTATACAGTGCCATGCgtaaactgtactgtaccatcCTACATCTATTCTGATATCTAAAATACGAGGAGTTTCACAGAGTGGAACACTAGGCCAGGAGAAAAACCAAAAAAGCAACTAGACAGGAGCAataactctaaaatgtgcagtctttttttgtgt
This genomic interval carries:
- the lrrtm1 gene encoding leucine-rich repeat transmembrane neuronal protein 1 — protein: MDFLLIGLYLKWPLRKPPGLILLLWCSLGIMLKMVPSVEGVCPRLCRCDSKLLYCEGLNLTDVPRNLSSALGLSMRENNLTELREGHFAGLSQLTWLYLDHNNIDVVEEGTFDRLRRVKELDLSTNHIESLPNGTFRPLPNLRILDLSYNRLQALEPDLFHGLRKLTNLHLRYNALKFVPVRIFQDCRSMQFLDLGYNQLQSLARNSFAGLFKLTELHLEHNELVKVNLAHFPRLISLRTLYMRNNRATVVVSTLDWTWPFLEKIDLSANEIAYIEPHVFESVPNLKALMLDANRLTAVEQRILDSWSSLGSITLAGNEWECSRNVCALAQWLSAFRGQRDSQLLCSSPDVAQGEDVLDAVYAFQLCEDGIDQATTTMGWYPGYTTKDQARGGPTANPYDPPAAEGGAVVTNSFTVTVANLDDIDSTMQIHKVVTGTMALIFSFLIVVLMLYVTWKCFPAGVRQVRQCFSSHRRKQKQKQSMQQMATMSTPEYYVDYKPNHIEGALVIINEYGSCTCQQQPSRECEV